The Paramormyrops kingsleyae isolate MSU_618 chromosome 12, PKINGS_0.4, whole genome shotgun sequence region ACTTGACCCCAAATCCTTGGAATGACCTTTGATTAGAAGTCTAATGTACTATTCATTGCATCACACAGCCATGGATTAGTTTATGCTCGACACATTTTGCATTGTATTcaacatttattaaataattctATTTCTGGTGATCCAGAATATGCAATCACAAATAAGTCTTAGTTGGCCAAAGCCTTTTaatcatatattttatttgattcGGTCATTTAGActtcctgtttctcatatgcATACATTTGACATGGATGTCTCCATAGTCAGTTTTATTGAAAATGATTGataacattaataaaaacaagtAATTCTTGGAGAATTTAATAGAAGCAAAGGTAGGAAATTTCTCCTGTAGCAGATCAACTGGCAGAAATTTTAACTGAAATCTGCATTTCAGCATGCCTGCACCTTCTGTGCTGCTTCCCAAATAGTTATATAATGAAACACATTGGTGCTGATATCTTCAGGGGCAATTTATTCATAGTTActgataataaaaaataaaagtacatgTAAAAATTAAAGATAtaataaaaatcacatttctCTAAGCATTTATACCAGCCAGAGGTAATAAACtgatatttttaattgattgtgATATTTATACTTTGTTACCCAGATTCATGCATAATTACAAGATTTCACCCTCATGCTTACATGAGGAATTTTACTGAAAATACTTGTTTTACAAACAACAACAAGTATTAGAGCCAAACTCCTTTTTGTGATACAGCTACACTAAGGGACCAGCTCATACCCATAATCACTTGTGAAGCCAGGAGatattttttgtgaaattaaatcAAACAGTCCATACTGTAGCCTGTCTGCTATGGGAGATGTGGTGTAGGGCATCTGATTGTGTACCTGgctctctctctatctatctatcgaaGGAAAACAAGCTAGATTAATAAAGGAATTTACATAGTTTTATATAAATCAAGTATACAATGTGCCAGTTTTAAGTTAAGtgaaaagaaaataacaaaaaggTAACCAACATAACTGCATTGGGCATAAcagttaaaaatgtttaaaatgatgCAGAAAATGAGAATATATATACAGCCCTTGTCTTTGCCTGAGCATGCAATTCTGAACCCAGCACAGTAGACAGTTTTGAAAAAACATTACACATAATGTCTAAAAACAGTAAGAAAATTATTTACCTACAACATATCAAGTAGGGCTGGTTGACAAAACGATAATGATAATTATCACGACATAATTTCCCATCCATGTCAATATTCCATATTGCTAGTTTTGATATGATTTAAAACATGTCGCTGGCAACATACTTTGCATCACAAATTGACTTCGCTTTCTCTGTGACTTGTCAGGACCAGCAGTGGAGCACAAGCACAAACACAGCCGTGAAAATGGGGGATTTATTGAACAAATAGCATAATGCAATAGGGCAGGTAGGCAAACAACAGACAAAACCACCAAAACTACAGGGCGACTCACTGGGAGAGCAGCTAAGTCCACAGCAACCCGTCCAATTAGGGAAATCCAGCGCGATCCGAAGGGAAGGTCAGCAGTAAAACTCAGTCCATGAGAAATCCCGACAGTAACGATACACAGAGAATAAAGAAATGATGAATGCGGCAGGGTTTTTTCAGCAGTGACTAAAATAACCTGTTCATCTTCTGTCTCAGACCCCTGAAATGTGAAATACTGTTTGGTAGTAATGGTCAAAACGATGCTCATGAACCATTCCTGACATTTTTTCAGCCCACATGGCGCTTTCGGTTTCCTtttgctttgagcccttttttgaacagacagctccatctagtggggtcagaaagtAGAGCAAATTGTTCCCGAAGTGTCATTTTGGCCACCACTACTGTCTGGCAAGTGTTTGTCACTTTCTGACGATAAAGAATACTTTTTAACTACGATTAACCATCTGGtttcttcatttttaattcagGAGTAAAAATCagctttcaaactgaaaagaACTAATGACTTGACGTTTATCACCATAATTATTGATATTGACCAATATGAAAATTATCGAGATGACTTTTTTGGCCATATAGCCCTGCTCTAATGCCagagttttttcccccatcatAAGCCCACCTTAGACTAGACAAGAAGTTAAAGCAATAAAATGGTTATTTGCAATATGTATCTATTCACATCCACCGTCACGTCAGATCAGTTACCCTATGATGAACCTCATACACCTATTAAAGTATGTCACAAATAGACAAAGAGTAGTCTTGAGAGATGGAAAAACCTGGATAAACAGGCTCAGTGAACTTGGTGTTGACCTGGTGCACAAGAACAGTACGTTTGTCAATCCTGTAGAAAGCCAGGACCCCAGCTGGCCAATCCAGGTACACCCCCACCCTGTGGGACCGCGAAGAGTTGGTCTGCATCTTGCTCGACTTACCATcgtgaaagaaaagaaaaatatccCCAGGAGAACATAACTTCCAGGACTTATTGCTGAATCCAAAACCACAGCTGTCTATTCTTCCCTTCCTGGATATTCCTCTGTATGCCACTGCAATGTCCACACCACCTCCTTCCCATTCAACCTCCCAGTAGCAGCGCCCAGACAACCCCTCCTTGCAGAGCACCTGCACCCAGTCTTCAAATCGCTCTGGGTGGTCAGGATACGAATGGCTGCCTTTGTAGGTCACCTTTCTGTTATCCTCAGACAGGTGCAACAGTGGGTTTACTGTGTTGGGATCCAGTGTTAGCTGGCAGGCATCTGTAAAGAAGCAAGACAAAAACACATTATCCAGATTCATTGCATGAcactctttttattttattttatttcccctgctcctcctgggaggtgctgcctggagacctcaatctatcaaggtATCcggcacaccctgctacatgtgacgtcgccactacccaTGACGTCCTTGCATCCAGcttgccgttctgcctgtgtcatcctCCATGTGTGACCCACTGCCTTACtcctggttgcctggcgatcgGAAGGAGCGtcggcaccggcttgtcatcacctccctgctccctggaTGTGCCTCAAATCTTATGACTTAGACAGTGTGACTTTATGGCACTTAGCCATCTCTCtgatttgactctccctgccggcccctggaggatgggttccccctttgagtctggtccctcccaaggtctcttccttctagggagtttttccttgccactgtcacctatggcttactcactgggggctttgggtggggatgctgtaaagcgctttgagacgatgtaatgttgtgataacgcGCTATATGAAGAAAAATTGTTTGTTGTCGTTTAAACTGGAATTTCATATGCCATTAAGACATTTCCAGTATGAAGCATTGTTTGGTCTCTGACATCCAATTTCAAACAATCATTCTGTACTGAAAATTTGTTCTACAACAAATGGAATTCATTGCTCGTTATCTgcgaaaaaaaaacattcattcatCTTATTATCATCGTTAAGCAAACAATTTCTGTGGCTGACAAATTgtacatacagctctggaaaaaattgagaccactatatttttaaaaaatatctgcCTTTATAAACCCTGGTTTAATCCAGATTCTCCTgacagaaggctacactgcagactgcttccaggttcaacatttctaagacagcagtacacaagaacaacgTAAAGCAGGAGACATGgggaatgaccaaaaaccagccaggtaaagggcagaaatgacttcctaatgccagagatgacttaactcctggagccgacactttatcatggtggaggggtttgcgtgttccaatgatcccagaaGCTAAGTTtcctggggctttatgcccctggtagggtcatccaaggcaaacaggtcctgggtgaggaacgaggcgaagtgcggctcacaagacccctaatGATGAGAAACAACATGGATACACGTTTTCCCTCGCCTGGTCCTGGGTCACCGCCCCcccggagccaggcctgggggtggggctcgatggcgagcgcctggtggccaggcttgcacccatggggcctggttggGCACAGCCCAAAGAAGGCaagtgggtcccccctccaatgggctcaccacctgtaggaggggccataggtgttgggtgcagtgtgagttgggcagtggccgaaggtggggaccttggcggtccgattctcggctgcagaagctagctctagggagaTGGAATGTTACTTCTcagatggggaaggagcctgagctgatgtgagaggttgtgaagttccgactagatatagtcggacTCACCTTGACgcatggcttgggctctggaaccagtctccttgaggggggttggaccctcttccactctggagttgcctgcggggagaggcgccgagctggggtgggcatacttattgccccctggctgggcgcctgtacattggggtttaccgcagtggacgagagggtagcctctcTTCGCCTTctggtggggggacgggtcctgactgttgtttgcacttATGCACCAagtggcagttcagaatacccaccctttttgaagtccttgtgctgtggtctcttaattttttccagagctgaaCACACATTTATCacacaagacacacacacaagatgcGTTCATTTTCTACACTGCTTGCCCTATATAGGTTGTAGGGGACAGAAGCCCATCCTGGAAACAATGGGCGCAAGgttgggaataacccaggaagggccaccaacccatcacaggccacactcATCATTCGACACAAAGGGGCACTTTGGCAACTACTATTCACATTGGTatgtttttgcactgtggtAGGGAAACTGGAATACCCCTAGGGAACCCCATGAcagcatggggagaacatgcaaactccacacacaggaaCAAGGTGGGTCTCCGGTGGGAAGCAATCATGCTAGCCTCAGTAACACCATACCGCACTGGTGAAATGAACTTGTCGGGGTTTTCTTTGTAGCAGTTTAAATGTGCTGTATGGTAGCTGTAGTTTAGCATGGACAAACATTTTGATCAACTGCAAACCAAAAACACTGCAGTGATAGACAAGTAAGTTTTCAGAAGAATTTTCCATTAACTCTTCACCTGTTAATTGAATACATACATTTGGGGAGCCCTGGTTTATCTCTGCATGGGCCACAATGGTCTACACTGTAGGAAACACAAAAGAATCCAGTGAGTGTGGGATCCAATAAATCACTTCATTCTAACATCTCAGGAAGCCTGATGGAGTTCACTGAAGAAATGTTCATACTACCAATACTCACATCAGTGTCTCCAATTTGGAGACTTTCTGTGCAGCAGAGAGCAGTTCCAGTCCtaagtctcctgggtgattgtagctcagatccagctctgtCAGGTACAAGGGGTTTGATTGTAGAGCTGAAGCCAGAGAAGCACAGCCTTTCTCAGTGACTCGACAGCCTGAAAGTCTACAGAAACAGCAGCACAAGGTGTTAGCAACAGTAAACAGATGGAGACTGTGGCTGCAATATATGTGCAAATAGTAATCTGTAAACAATGGTGTTTAAATGTCTAATAGGGAAAATGGTTGATTCTTCAGCAAATACATTACTATATAGAACAATCCAAACAATCCAAAATTTGTTTCCAGCGGATgcaaaaaatataaaagaaaaaacatcacCTCAAATATTTACCCTACATCTACCCTAAATTTGTAGTGATACTGTAGTCCTTTATCAATTGTGTAACAAGATGAATAAAATATTCACAATTAATGCTTAATTTTCACTCACAGGTAAAAGAAAGCAAATGGTTTATGTTATAAAAACCAGCCATCATGTCATGCAGGGTCATTAGTCATTTCCTACCGCAGTCGCTGAAGTTGGCAGCTGGGTTCCTGAAGAGCCCTGCAGAGGAGCTCCACCCCAGAGTCCCCCAGGTCATTCCCTCTGAGCTGCAGCTCCTTCAGCGTGAGGAGGGGATGTATGAGGAGAGAGGCCAGGCCCTCACAACAGCTTCCGGTCAGGTTACAGTCTCCCAGACTGCAATGGAGAATCAccataaaaacaacaatataaataacaacCAGAAAAACAGGCAGATATAAGAGGCAGGCAGACAAGTAGAACGAGAGACTTTTAACATGtgaattttaaaatatgtgaaaGTTGTGTTTAGTTCTGCATAGAGGTATACTGAATCAGCTCAGGGAATTCACAGTGTCCTCACCCCAACACCTGCAGGGTTGATGAGGCCTTTAATGAATCGCAGAGCAGCTTTACCCCTGTTTCCCCCAGCTTATTGTAGCTGAGGTCCAGATGAGTCAGGAGTGAGTTGGGTGATTGGAGCACCTGGATCACTGGTTCCATCAGGAACTTTGTCATGTTACAGTGGTGCAGGCTGAGAAGGAGAGAGTGTAGGGATGGGACGATATGCTTTTTCTCAATATGATTCAATACAACATATTAAAAGAAaggtaaataataaataatattatataataggCACATAAacctttttaaatgtaaacaatttGTCATAATAATAACCAAATAATAACCAAAAATTACAATCAAAAAGCAAAACTGTTACTCTGCACAAGACAATGGAAAAAACCTTAGTAAAGGTTTTCTTTTTAACTACGACTGCATGATGTATATTGCCAGACCACACAATATGAATAGTTACATTTTTGTACCGCGATAAAGCTTCGATATATTCTCTCATCCCTAAAAATGTTAGCGTTACAAAAAAGCATTCCTTGCTATGCTATCTACAAATCACTCTGTTCTACAGACTGCTCCATATTCCATACACCAAGTCTTGTATTTTCAATCAGTGCTATTTTGTGAGTCTTTTGTCTCAAGTATCACTCTTTTGTGAAGATTTTTGGTGAAAATTAcaagtacagacgctcctctacttacgaactttcaacttacgaactttcagacatacgaacgaaagttgtgttcattgggctcccgtttcctgtccgcaacatcaatttttttttctgcgcgccaattccagGTAGTATGACTTCTAGCTGCTACTCCTGCTGCGCAGCAGCGTAGCTTccatactcccagcatcctagttctttgtacttgcgtatacccttaaaatgatgttgaataatgacttatgaacatttcaatttatacacggccgttcggaacgtatctcattcgtaagtagaggagcgtctgtagttAGTTTTTGTTGTCTTTTCTTGATATCAGAAAAGGTCTTGACAGAATAATAAGTATTTTGGTTGACATACTGCCAAGTAGGACTCTGGGATATTTGTAAGTCACATATCTATTGCTGGACAGCCCTGGAGGTACATTTCCTAGTGAAAACTAGACCTAAAAATGAATATTATACCTGCCATAAGTTTTCCTACCAAGACATAATGTAAAACATACCAACAAGCTCGGTGTTGCTGTGGTGACTTACCAGGCTCTTTTGCAGACCTTGAGGACAGGCAGTAGTCGTCTCCGCCCCGCTGCTGTGCTGTTGTATGCAGAAAGGTCAAAGTCCTCCAACACGTCCGTGGACATCAGCAGGACGTAGGCCAGTGCTGAACACTGGTCTGGGGACAGCTCAGTGTCCATGGGGGAACCTGAACGTAGATAATTCTGGATTTCCTCCACCAGGGTAGTGTCATTCAGCTCATTTAGACAGTGAAAGAGGTTGATGGCTCTTTCTGCGGAGGGGTTCTTTTCAAGCTCTTTCTTGATGTATTTGATTGTTTTCTCACAAGACTGTAAATTGCCACTGTTCCCACCCAGCAGACATGGCAGGATCTTCTGATTGGATTCCAGTGAGATCCCCAGCAGAAAACGGAGGAAAAGATCAAAGTGCCCATTCTTACTCTCCAAAGCCATACTCACTGCACTCTTATGCAGCTCATGTAAGTTACTGTCCTTTGAAATGCTGGGATTTAAAGAATTTTCACCAGTGTTTATGTACCGAAAATGTACGAACAAAGCAGCAAGGTACTCCTGAATGCTCAGATGGACAAAGCAGTAAACTGTTTGCTCGTCGAATTCAAACTCCTCTTTGAAAATTTCTGTGAACATACCAGAGTACATAGATGCTGCCTTGGCATCAATGTCACATTCTCTTAAATCTTCttcataaaaaattatattgcCTTTTATCAGCTGTTGAAAAGCCAACTGGCCCAAACTGACGATCATTTTTTTATCTAACTctgaaattttatttgtattgacCAAACTTTCCTGGCTATATTTCTGATTCTTTATTTTTGTCTGAATCAGCAATAAATTAGTGTACATTTGAGTCAGTGTTTTAGGCGTTTCCTGGCTATCTTCTTTAATCAACATTTTTCCAAGGAcggtggctgaaatccagcagaagaCAGGCATGTGGCACATGATATACAGGCTCCTACACGATCTCACATGGCTGATTATTCTATCAGCCAGATTCTTATCATTTAAAAATTTCTTCCTAAAGTATTCATCTTTCTGTGGGTCATTGAACCCTCTTATTTCTGTCATCGTCTGGATGTATTGGGGAGGGATCTGATTGACTGCTGCTGGTCGAGAGGTTATCCAGAGCAGAGCAGGACGAAGCAGATTTCCTTGAATGAGATTCATTAACAAGATATTCAGTGAGACTGACTCTTTTACACTACACCAGCACTGACAATTATCATTTAAAGGCAAAcgacactcatccagaccatcgAAGATGAACAAAACTTTGTAGTCCTCAAAATCAATATTTTCAATGTCAGCCATTGGGGGAAAGAAATGGTGAATTAAACCCATCAGACTAAATTCTTTGTCATGAAAATGATTCAGCTGTCGGAAAGGAAGAGGAAAAACGAACGTGATGTCGGTGTTTGCCCgtccttctgcccagtcaagaATGAACTTCTGTATTGAGACGGTTTTCCCAATGCCTGCGATCCCTTTGGTCAACACAGTCTTCACTGGCGTTTCTTGGCCGGGTAAAGGTTTAAAAATGTCACTGCACTTCACAGTGatctcctctgtgtctgtcttctTGGCCGCTGTCTCCACATGCCACACTTCATGCTCTGCATTAACCTGCTCGCTTTCTCCCTTTGTGATGTAGAGCTCTGTGTAGATGCTGACCAGACTGGATGGATTCCCCCGCTTAGGTATCCCTTCAAATATGCATTCGTACTTCGTCTTCAGCatggattttattttgttgCGTATTTCCTCCAGAGAAACACCTGATTAGATTTAAATACAGGTTACATTATTCAAACAAATATGATCCTTTAGGCTTCTATGGTATGGCTGGTGAGTATTTTCATACAGCAGTGCTGTACATTTATTATGTTTAAACAGTTTTAATTAGTCTGATAGAAGTACTGATCTTTATGTCAAATGTTTAAAGTTTtcaacaaattaacctgcaaaTATGATTGATTTCAGCTTTGTCTGGGTATCtcatttatgtatttctttatttttaccCTTTTTGGTTACCCATCTGACACTCTTTTTTGTGCCATTTACAATAATGTAGGAGGAGTTTAAAAATAAGTTCAAACTGAATCAGGTAAATCCTCAAGTTTCAGAGTCCCGGAAGGGACAtaggcatgttttttttaatcaaccACCATTTATGTTTCCTCCATGTTCCTTCCAGGACTGCGTATCAAGTCAATCTTAAAGCCAACAATCACAGTAGTAtattataacaacaacaaaaatccTCAGGGTTGTCtctagattaaaaaaaaaaaacactgatgtgAAATTGCACAGATGTTACTCACCTTTGTCAGCTGAGTTTGGGTTTGCATTCGTTCCAAATGTGGCATGGATATTTACAGAGTTGACGTTACAGTTGTTCATAACATTAGACACCACATTGCTTTGGGACTGGGCAGAGATGGAGAACTGCACCCCACCATTTTGGGCATCTCTACTCCCATCACAGGACATCCCTGGGAAAAGGGACAGAGTAATTCATATCAAAGTTCAATCCCAATCATTCAGCCATGCTTATATTTCATCACTGTGGAGTCACATGACTTGATAATACAGAGCCGGTCAAGCAGAAGGTTTTCCTGTTCCGACATGTTCTGCCAGGCATGGCACACATACCATGTGTTTGTGGTCCAGGATCAGGACACTGCTGTGCCTGATGGGCATCTGGCTGCTCGGGGCCGATGGGTACAGGGGTCTCCTTTGAAGATGGGGCATCTTCCTCATCTCTTCCGATCTCAGGAGGACCAGCTGATGATGAGGGTGCCCAAGTTGAtcctggtgggggggctggaTCCTATAGTTGAGATGGAAGCAAGCAATTTGTAAACAAGGCTAGTATCTCTCAAAAACAGCAAAAGCCTAATAAAAAATCCAGGCATTACACTCAGATGGTCTGATTTTCTCCATTAACTATTTCCAGGAATGTTTAACCATAGAACAGTGATTATCAACCTTTTTTATCCAAGGACCCCCTGTGTCCAGGAGAACATGTGTTTGCAGCCCCTACACAGGCTGTTGTGATTTTGTTTCTCTTGTATGTATTCTGCAATGATGACAAAAACtggtaatataataaaaacaatttggTTACACTgccaaaaaataatttattttgaatGTGATTCAAGGTTTCACTCCACTATGTC contains the following coding sequences:
- the LOC111842634 gene encoding protein NLRC3-like isoform X3, producing the protein MGKKNCTGCFSFCRHGKSHSDPAPPPGSTWAPSSSAGPPEIGRDEEDAPSSKETPVPIGPEQPDAHQAQQCPDPGPQTHGMSCDGSRDAQNGGVQFSISAQSQSNVVSNVMNNCNVNSVNIHATFGTNANPNSADKGVSLEEIRNKIKSMLKTKYECIFEGIPKRGNPSSLVSIYTELYITKGESEQVNAEHEVWHVETAAKKTDTEEITVKCSDIFKPLPGQETPVKTVLTKGIAGIGKTVSIQKFILDWAEGRANTDITFVFPLPFRQLNHFHDKEFSLMGLIHHFFPPMADIENIDFEDYKVLFIFDGLDECRLPLNDNCQCWCSVKESVSLNILLMNLIQGNLLRPALLWITSRPAAVNQIPPQYIQTMTEIRGFNDPQKDEYFRKKFLNDKNLADRIISHVRSCRSLYIMCHMPVFCWISATVLGKMLIKEDSQETPKTLTQMYTNLLLIQTKIKNQKYSQESLVNTNKISELDKKMIVSLGQLAFQQLIKGNIIFYEEDLRECDIDAKAASMYSGMFTEIFKEEFEFDEQTVYCFVHLSIQEYLAALFVHFRYINTGENSLNPSISKDSNLHELHKSAVSMALESKNGHFDLFLRFLLGISLESNQKILPCLLGGNSGNLQSCEKTIKYIKKELEKNPSAERAINLFHCLNELNDTTLVEEIQNYLRSGSPMDTELSPDQCSALAYVLLMSTDVLEDFDLSAYNSTAAGRRRLLPVLKVCKRACLHHCNMTKFLMEPVIQVLQSPNSLLTHLDLSYNKLGETGVKLLCDSLKASSTLQVLGLGDCNLTGSCCEGLASLLIHPLLTLKELQLRGNDLGDSGVELLCRALQEPSCQLQRLRLSGCRVTEKGCASLASALQSNPLYLTELDLSYNHPGDLGLELLSAAQKVSKLETLIVDHCGPCRDKPGLPKCMYSINRCLPANTGSQHSKPTVAPV
- the LOC111842634 gene encoding protein NLRC3-like isoform X1, whose protein sequence is MGKKNCTGCFSFCRHGKSHSDPAPPPGSTWAPSSSAGPPEIGRDEEDAPSSKETPVPIGPEQPDAHQAQQCPDPGPQTHGMSCDGSRDAQNGGVQFSISAQSQSNVVSNVMNNCNVNSVNIHATFGTNANPNSADKGVSLEEIRNKIKSMLKTKYECIFEGIPKRGNPSSLVSIYTELYITKGESEQVNAEHEVWHVETAAKKTDTEEITVKCSDIFKPLPGQETPVKTVLTKGIAGIGKTVSIQKFILDWAEGRANTDITFVFPLPFRQLNHFHDKEFSLMGLIHHFFPPMADIENIDFEDYKVLFIFDGLDECRLPLNDNCQCWCSVKESVSLNILLMNLIQGNLLRPALLWITSRPAAVNQIPPQYIQTMTEIRGFNDPQKDEYFRKKFLNDKNLADRIISHVRSCRSLYIMCHMPVFCWISATVLGKMLIKEDSQETPKTLTQMYTNLLLIQTKIKNQKYSQESLVNTNKISELDKKMIVSLGQLAFQQLIKGNIIFYEEDLRECDIDAKAASMYSGMFTEIFKEEFEFDEQTVYCFVHLSIQEYLAALFVHFRYINTGENSLNPSISKDSNLHELHKSAVSMALESKNGHFDLFLRFLLGISLESNQKILPCLLGGNSGNLQSCEKTIKYIKKELEKNPSAERAINLFHCLNELNDTTLVEEIQNYLRSGSPMDTELSPDQCSALAYVLLMSTDVLEDFDLSAYNSTAAGRRRLLPVLKVCKRACLHHCNMTKFLMEPVIQVLQSPNSLLTHLDLSYNKLGETGVKLLCDSLKASSTLQVLGLGDCNLTGSCCEGLASLLIHPLLTLKELQLRGNDLGDSGVELLCRALQEPSCQLQRLRLSGCRVTEKGCASLASALQSNPLYLTELDLSYNHPGDLGLELLSAAQKVSKLETLIVDHCGPCRDKPGLPKYACQLTLDPNTVNPLLHLSEDNRKVTYKGSHSYPDHPERFEDWVQVLCKEGLSGRCYWEVEWEGGGVDIAVAYRGISRKGRIDSCGFGFSNKSWKLCSPGDIFLFFHDGKSSKMQTNSSRSHRVGVYLDWPAGVLAFYRIDKRTVLVHQVNTKFTEPVYPGFSISQDYSLSICDIL
- the LOC111842634 gene encoding protein NLRC3-like isoform X4; this translates as MGKKNCTGCFSFCRHGKSHSDPAPPPGSTWAPSSSAGPPEIGRDEEDAPSSKETPVPIGPEQPDAHQAQQCPDPGPQTHGMSCDGSRDAQNGGVQFSISAQSQSNVVSNVMNNCNVNSVNIHATFGTNANPNSADKGVSLEEIRNKIKSMLKTKYECIFEGIPKRGNPSSLVSIYTELYITKGESEQVNAEHEVWHVETAAKKTDTEEITVKCSDIFKPLPGQETPVKTVLTKGIAGIGKTVSIQKFILDWAEGRANTDITFVFPLPFRQLNHFHDKEFSLMGLIHHFFPPMADIENIDFEDYKVLFIFDGLDECRLPLNDNCQCWCSVKESVSLNILLMNLIQGNLLRPALLWITSRPAAVNQIPPQYIQTMTEIRGFNDPQKDEYFRKKFLNDKNLADRIISHVRSCRSLYIMCHMPVFCWISATVLGKMLIKEDSQETPKTLTQMYTNLLLIQTKIKNQKYSQESLVNTNKISELDKKMIVSLGQLAFQQLIKGNIIFYEEDLRECDIDAKAASMYSGMFTEIFKEEFEFDEQTVYCFVHLSIQEYLAALFVHFRYINTGENSLNPSISKDSNLHELHKSAVSMALESKNGHFDLFLRFLLGISLESNQKILPCLLGGNSGNLQSCEKTIKYIKKELEKNPSAERAINLFHCLNELNDTTLVEEIQNYLRSGSPMDTELSPDQCSALAYVLLMSTDVLEDFDLSAYNSTAAGRRRLLPVLKVCKRACLHHCNMTKFLMEPVIQVLQSPNSLLTHLDLSYNKLGETGVKLLCDSLKASSTLQVLGLGDCNLTGSCCEGLASLLIHPLLTLKELQLRGNDLGDSGVELLCRALQEPSCQLQRLRSTIKPLVPDRAGSELQSPRRLRTGTALCCTESLQIGDTDCRPLWPMQR
- the LOC111842634 gene encoding protein NLRC3-like isoform X2 codes for the protein MSCDGSRDAQNGGVQFSISAQSQSNVVSNVMNNCNVNSVNIHATFGTNANPNSADKGVSLEEIRNKIKSMLKTKYECIFEGIPKRGNPSSLVSIYTELYITKGESEQVNAEHEVWHVETAAKKTDTEEITVKCSDIFKPLPGQETPVKTVLTKGIAGIGKTVSIQKFILDWAEGRANTDITFVFPLPFRQLNHFHDKEFSLMGLIHHFFPPMADIENIDFEDYKVLFIFDGLDECRLPLNDNCQCWCSVKESVSLNILLMNLIQGNLLRPALLWITSRPAAVNQIPPQYIQTMTEIRGFNDPQKDEYFRKKFLNDKNLADRIISHVRSCRSLYIMCHMPVFCWISATVLGKMLIKEDSQETPKTLTQMYTNLLLIQTKIKNQKYSQESLVNTNKISELDKKMIVSLGQLAFQQLIKGNIIFYEEDLRECDIDAKAASMYSGMFTEIFKEEFEFDEQTVYCFVHLSIQEYLAALFVHFRYINTGENSLNPSISKDSNLHELHKSAVSMALESKNGHFDLFLRFLLGISLESNQKILPCLLGGNSGNLQSCEKTIKYIKKELEKNPSAERAINLFHCLNELNDTTLVEEIQNYLRSGSPMDTELSPDQCSALAYVLLMSTDVLEDFDLSAYNSTAAGRRRLLPVLKVCKRACLHHCNMTKFLMEPVIQVLQSPNSLLTHLDLSYNKLGETGVKLLCDSLKASSTLQVLGLGDCNLTGSCCEGLASLLIHPLLTLKELQLRGNDLGDSGVELLCRALQEPSCQLQRLRLSGCRVTEKGCASLASALQSNPLYLTELDLSYNHPGDLGLELLSAAQKVSKLETLIVDHCGPCRDKPGLPKYACQLTLDPNTVNPLLHLSEDNRKVTYKGSHSYPDHPERFEDWVQVLCKEGLSGRCYWEVEWEGGGVDIAVAYRGISRKGRIDSCGFGFSNKSWKLCSPGDIFLFFHDGKSSKMQTNSSRSHRVGVYLDWPAGVLAFYRIDKRTVLVHQVNTKFTEPVYPGFSISQDYSLSICDIL